The genomic DNA ttttctctctatatctttcatacttctctatactattactcagcaggcattcttcaaatgccctcttcttctcttccacttttatcttcactccttcattccactattcactaccctttctcatgctgcctccaacaaactttttgccacacacatcacatgtaatcccaacaaaattttctttcactaacttccacacCTCCTCCAaagtaccagtttctcttactttcactctgtcttttgtcattttcaaccttttttgatattcactttttacctccggttttattaactcgtcaaccctcactagcttacttttacatcccccactctattcccctactcttttgatacaattaattttccttccactaaaaaatgatcagacataccgttagccatacccctaaacatgtgcacatctttcaatcttccaaacattcttttagttatcaacacataatccattaaagaaatatctaccactcttccatttgccactcttacccatgtatacttgtttttatctatctttttgaaATAGATAGAACTTATCGCTATCTCTTGCTCAACtcgcatatctaccagtctctcaccactctcattttcacctggtacgccatacttcccaatgacaccctctacctatccagcgcccactctagcatttaagtccccCTTGAAAACTGCATAATTACttatacccagtccttctacatacctagttatTTCATTCCACAACTCTttccgttcttcttcacttttctcataacctggctcatatgcactaacaaaagccaaacattccctaccaacctaacccttacctacattaacctagatgatatctccttccattccacaacTTCACCTGCCATCCAATCActaagcaataaagccacaccctctcttgctcttcctctttcaatccaagtcacttcaccaaacatcacttcacccttcccttttatctttgtctcacacaaagctaatatatccatccttctcttcctaaacatacttccaatcttgcatcttttactctctatcgttctacatccacgcacattcagacaccccaaaactccagctccacctctttgatgtctcacaggagtatataatactgGAGAGGGGGTTCCGTGCCCActtgtcccatcccttttagtcgcctcttacgacacgaatggatacgttggcactattctaattgttatgCCACCGCGgccacatatatatagatttataaatttgtgtgtgaatGTTATTACAGAGACACTAAATAACTTATAGTTACCTTTTAAAAGCTATTACGTCTGTAAATCAGTGTTTAGGTTTAATTCTAAGAACTGAATAAACGTAATATAATTATTGGGAAGCAATGAAGTGAAATATTCTACCTATTCTTATTAAGTTAATGAATATGTTATTAAGCATTAAATGTTTTACTTTCCATTTAAAATTACAGATATTTATAACATAGTACATTATAATTACGTGAACTACAGTATActgaacttaacaataaaatatgaattaatatcaaaatcaactGAATCTCCCCACCCTAATTTGATGAAATTACTCCTCATTGATATGAaggatttgctgagtgtgacatccatcttagtgaagttataacttgaggccaaaggtccaagagcgcccagaggaccaccaaagacgtacgccacctccttcaggagaagactctcctttccagactttgggaaagataatcacattaaatttaaagttttattgtagtaattattgaattgaataataatgatttaaatgaaaagggtgtataaaattctatttatatcatgattcttttatcggtatttattattttatattttcataaatttaattggCAAGATTTAGAtacatctctaatctatggatgatattcaataagtttctgtagattattaaagattctcatttatgaaatataccatatatctaaatctatccatatcgacgtacatctgaaccttcttcctccaacacgtagagataagatgatcgagAAGTCGTATAGAGCTGCTTAGCGAGATCTATCATCGGCGAGACAatattcgcatcgtgaaggccttggctggttgagtccctgatgctgattggttgatggagggatctcgaccaatcagtgtactcggctgtgatggctaacattatttcctgtggggaGATGAAAATAATCTTATGAGGTTCACTTTTATTCAatagatagtttatatatgtgtgtagccaaggtaataataataataataataataataataataataataataataataataattccacctgCAGATGATAGcgatagttattgacgacgaaggatctcagcagatcctccctatagtcagcgtcgaatccttcctggacttcttgctgactcaggatgtcaagggggctggcagctgtcattcctagaaggaggtcaactggagttcgactttccttgcctttgaagtcaagaggagaagtaagatttttctcattttctttttatagatgactgattaagaatattacttggtatagacaaatggagatataagtacttgggtgcaagttaatttttatattatagtttagaaattatgatttttattctgtttgaacgtatgtattcattatgcaaggatttcagttcataactgtatatatttgtgtatataaaacaaaaacaacaacaacaacaagagcagctgtgtctagaactctgcaggacattggccacatccatgtccttattcatgagtgtggtttggctagtttccatcaccatgcttgtcaactgcggattggtgatggtgggagatttatatCTGATTTCTCGCAGCAAATATAGTTACTGtggcgatacactaaccctttcatcaggttaagctatccccactcacaaagggaggtgcatctatatacagatatatatatatatatatatatatatatatatatatatatatatatatatatatatatatgtatgtgtgtacatatatgtatgaatatatgtatatgtatacacacacacacacacacacacacacatatatatatatatatatatatatatatatatatatatatatatatatatatatatatatatatatatatatatatctatatataaatatatatatatatatatatatatatatatatatatatatatatatatatataatgtctcgaTGTGTATAGACttgtatatatgcaatattataCATTTACGAGTTTCAGCTTTATTATCCACCTCATGCATTATGAGTTAGGACCCTAAATagcttttttaataaaaaaaaattgtgtatgagTTGACAAACATATCAAATCCATCTATGAAAATTTAGAAGATAAacttacccattttgctctgatgGTTTTTCCAGTccggtttgatagtgacaccatcaatgctggggccaacagccacttggaaCTTGGATGTCTTTAGTTCAACCTTTAAGAACATTATCTTGacgttatttcctttttataaaggTTATAACACTTCTAAATCATATTTGATATTTGGGTAAAAATATTTATGTTGATCTTTTTTATTGGTCTTTCATGGTATTCATTTAAGTTTTAttatactgaaatgaaaaaaaaaattctttttattgtgaaaaaattgccagaattattttatcttttatatataacttaCTTTCTATGAATATAATACtcatcagcaatatgaaaaaagaaactaattacagtatgattatttgaatattaataaaaaaaactcactaaataattaatgaaataattagtacatatattttccgTCTATATTGAAGGTTTTCTTCacgtaaaaacagaaaaagaaaaaaaagaagttacaATTCATTAGTCTTTCTACCCATTTACTTTCCATTTAGCTTACTTGCTTTGTGTGAACTCTGTGGAGGTATATTGCCAGAGGCAAAATAATCACTGAAAACCGCAATATTTATTATGTACATTTGTTCATGCTATTACATTAGGcagtgtattaataaaaaaaataaaaaaaaaggttcctaTAATTCTAGAATATCATATGATTGGAAATAGTATACGCTACAATAGTATAGTCTAAAGTTGAATAATCATCCCTTTTCTTTTCGATGGACTTATGGTTATGGTTAAGAAACATATTAACttgtaatataaaactaataaagtaATTGAAATTTTGTCGGGTTACGTAAACTAGTAATAAACCACTCATTCTTAATTCATCTCCAACATAATGTCACCtgcaatatgtcgtgcagaggcctcttcctcagacactggagaagattttcatagtggcgaaagaggtcgtttggaacagggcagtccagctgggtggctacatcgaaggcgtgtccagatgggtcccggactgaagcccagggactgagtgcagatcctgacatcaggatagctcgcttgaacagacctgctcctgataACCAGGGGAGAAGGATTGGGTAAAGGATATTTTGGTAGGAATGATTCTATGGTCTTACGTGTTTAGAAGGCGGTCAATTTATATGTTTTTGGTACATTTCTGGTATATATGTAGTAAataaaatagtttgttattacatgtttaaaacacatgacgtaatatgtcaatttggatgaagatgctagcgtgagatttgctgtagtcatataaaatcataaacaggatgcactatgcagcctcggcaatgtaacatttttctgaaacgtcaacaccaatgcatggtgtgtgaaagattgtgtcgtaaccggatgcaggtgtcttccgagagagaatgtaaaagtttccatattgtctttaaatgctatgacaactaagcatacgctatctgtgatatcgataatttaggcagttcatatctatacttcacctgaattggtcatccgaccaaaccagctccactcctatgatggagatgtttaactctgttgtttttagagaataaatactttttaaagctactaagatgaacttcattatcaagacttgacatcttaaacaacacatactcaatgtgtgcttataaaagtagcacactaatatatatatatatatatatatatatatatatatatatatatatatatatatatatatatatatatatatatatatatatatatactatttccacTATTATTAGATTACAGCAACTGCAGGAGCAATACTATCAGCATTAGAAGTAATCATGATATCAAATGTAACTCTTAGAAATATCCCACTAAATACCATTAACATCACATCATCCCTCCAATCACAAGCAACATCACCTAACAAATCTCTTaaaatctttggaattttcctttgtcacagagaacaaggtaTACTTACTaactgacctgtagcagcgggcgatatgacaaggtagttgaggcaggtggctcccgtgccgtgacccatgaccgtgacctgacctgggtcacccccgaagcggatgatgttctcttgaacccagtgcaaggcagccagctggtccatcaggccgtaaTTAGCTACGGTTGGGTGACCCACTGGGTCAGTGTTcgcgttgtaaaaacctggggtagATTTAATAAGAGTTGAGGAGCTCACACATTGatgcatgtatgtttatgtatattatagttttgcacatttagacatttttttttcctattcatataagCTATTTATTTTACTTCTCATTATATCTGGATTTTCTATactacgggatcagagacccaaaggggaatcagcTTTAAGATAATAGCCTCTGATTAGCCAGGGGAATCGAATCAGGGCCAAAGAAACTGAAGTTTCATTGACTAGACAATTTACCCATGAAGAGCTGCTAAGTCAATGGATCCTCGGTTTCTTGAGCCCAAAATCGACTCTCAAGCACGAACgaaagttattatctttgagtggatTCCCCCTTAGGTGTCTGATCCGAGGCAGAAAAAATTCCGACCATAGGGGAAGGGGGTTGTAATTTatggcctatatgaatatataaatgtacatacatatatatatatatatatatatatatatatatatatatatatatatatatatatatatatatatatatacacatatacatatacatatacatatacatatatatatatatatatatatatatatatatatatatatatacacacacacatatatatatatatatatatatatatatatatatatatatatatatatacacatatatatatgaatatatatatatatatatatatatatatatatatatatatatatatatatatatatactatgttgtTTCTTTGGCAATTAATGTTACAAACATAGCAATTAAATTCCTAACAACAACTACTAATTGGTCTAGTTGATGGAAGACCAGGAGCGACTTTTCAGACTAACAACctcaaaatatgtatattttcacgTTAAAACTTTAATctacattttaaagaaaaattctGAACTGCAGTATCCCTTTGCAGCCGTGAAGcaaaaagtaagaaaaaggaataaaaaaaactattgtttctCGAAAGCAAAATTCTAAAaccttcttttctttctcttcgtctGCCTTCTGTAAAGGTTGCTAGACTGAATTATTCCTGTGTGTTTACCATTGGTTAATTCTCTGTCTGtgtctctctttccaggaaacaagaagaagaagtttaTCATTGGAGACTTTACGATATTCGTGTCTTCATCTTGCTGCCAGGGATTCCTTTAAAGTCGACAGgattaaaaggatatatatattttttggggggtctattttatttaaaaaaaaaaaaaacttatcttctTTAGAGAAGTATTCCATAACTAAGGAATCTTTTTTCcataaaagatatatgaaattgTGTATGATACAATAACAACGTAATAGAAGAATAATGTATCATTATATGCAAGGTGTATGAGATTGAAATATCATATATCTTGCAGGTGGAGTTTTTGAGTAATATGATTTTAGCGGAAAAAATATTCTGTTCTTCCAAAATGCTCATTTAACAAGAATCTACAACCTTATTTGCCAAAAGAGTATCCAACAACTTACTTACCAAAGAATATCAAACATTCTTACATACCAAGAATATACAATCTTACCTACcagaaattaaaacaaatttaattGCCAAGGCAATAACTTCACTTGAAAAATTACAACTTTACTTACCAAGACAACAACCTTACTTACCAATGATATGCAACCTTACTCAATAAGAACATACAACTTTACTTTCCATGAAATTACAACATTAATTAGAAAGACTATAGGAGAACCTCCCTTACCcagaatgccgagacgatagttgagagtgaccacaatgaccttgcccagagctgccagaactgatccgtcgtagagactcgaagatccccactcaaacgactctccgtggatgaagacgaccactgggtaggccatcatAACTGCATCTACAAGGAGGCCAGCAGGGCAGTTAAGAGAGGTACTCGGTTCTAGCAAATGGGGTTCTATGGATGCACAATGATATATAGATGATTTTAGCAGGCTGCTTCTGCGATTAGTTGGGAGTGTGGGGTTATGTTCTCATCATCTgtttagagagatatagatataaactAGTACTGGAGATATCGACAGactcatacaaacatacacacaaagacacacatacacatatttatatatatatatatatatatatatatatatatatatatatatatatatatatatatatatatatatataatatatatatatatatatatatatatatatatatatatatatatatatatatatatatatatatatatatatatatatatatatatatatatatatatgtaaaatcttcATTCCTTGCCTTGATATTATAAACCTCGGTTCTGATAATCACGGCAGAATGAAACTCATCAAAATGTTAATGAAATTAGTTCCAGGAATATTTCGAAATGAGTCATTGCCAGGAAAAGAAAtttcaattaatatttctttttctccaGTGCTTCAATAAACTCCTTTTATCCAGTTTAGGTATAAAAaagctgaaaaccaaaagtttacttttcattatgaaaatgaCTAATTTGTGATACGAAtgagaaagacaaaaagaaaaaaagcgtgtctttttttcaaatttaaattggatttggaattttttttttttttataaataccgaTTCTCCCTAATATTTTCCATGATATTCTAGTAATTTTAGTAAATCGAAAAAAGTATTATTCATAATATACGTTTTtatctaattgaaatttgaattacttaaataAAATGTTCACTATGATATCATGTGTTTTTGTGAACTTAGTCCATTATTGAAGACCGGTCCCTTTTGAGGCTAGTTTCCTAGTGCTTTCATTCTGCATGAAACAATAATGTAGTTATGAAGTTTGAATAtgcttttatcctctctctctctctctctctctctctctctctctctctctctctctctctctctctctctc from Palaemon carinicauda isolate YSFRI2023 chromosome 34, ASM3689809v2, whole genome shotgun sequence includes the following:
- the LOC137626930 gene encoding neuroligin-2-like, translated to MMAYPVVVFIHGESFEWGSSSLYDGSVLAALGKVIVVTLNYRLGILGFYNANTDPVGHPTVANYGLMDQLAALHWVQENIIRFGGDPGQVTVMGHGTGATCLNYLVISPAATAGLFKRAILMSGSALSPWASVRDPSGHAFDVATQLDCPEIMLAITAEYTDWSRSLHQPISIRDSTSQGLHDANIVSPMIDLAKQLYTTSRSSYLYVLEEEGSDVRRYG